Proteins encoded in a region of the Neodiprion virginianus isolate iyNeoVirg1 chromosome 2, iyNeoVirg1.1, whole genome shotgun sequence genome:
- the LOC124297900 gene encoding CCR4-NOT transcription complex subunit 1 isoform X2: MNLDSLSFTLSQISYLVANLNKKNFRESAQEISVLVQWKGLEADRHLLRCLFSHVNFSTGEQPEPNAKDYYQAQLLTQECINLLSKPSFISNLCYAIDRPLHQQKSLNPSSKFFLNLRKVLKLTSVQEVAFAIALLHSENPDIQTLALEHIKKQLPELIKNYINSEISNKHHEGGLHDSSPEVLHLILSQAFHEPNQFGLPIEAKEKFLKNLRRDFPRELVPVVLAPLLYPGDGEIPQAAIELNMASNPMDGNALVEMIMELGYGFTSSVDECRSALAGLGAREITPTAAARVLSLMARTCSGLDDAGGLQSFWGGSGGNQDSSKEKSSDGSTPTTWNVEVFIQTLKDLQSTLSWNEIIVKLDHTDFIIKDRQGLNLLITGLRLGLQHLGYPLDMFPVELFYRHWDNVEGQFSLVQQVLKNPDIFCFADYPYHSVTVDVLKAAPEGDSKEAGTWRSLNVVELLLHMAERGLYGAVQEIFKWPIQHCPDVLVLALLQINPPLTILRQELLSTLMPIFLGNHPNSAVILHHAWHANNVTIKPIIMHAMAEWYLRGEYDQTRLSRILDVAQDLKALSMLLNAQSFPFVIDLACLASRREYLKLEKWLTDKIRDHGELFVAACVKFLQRRCPHVMGPTMKEDPSTPKATQLPQETLNTILACLQVCAGNVSQECSDAIMTMVQNCNLMLSKASLSRPPPVIRHRALEPFNPATLGGQLFSSSQVDPLGNLSSSLASMGLSSSLGPPSSSAFNLPGALGPLVSAPGSPSRLMGPSPSPFPLMPLSAQLHAGPVGTQGPSVVPGGTTIAGLSRLGPPSGIEKARLPETSNLFPDMSQNVSKEIEDEANSYFQRIYNHPPHPTLSIDEVLEMLKKFQDSGSKRERDVFNCMLRNLFEEYRFFPQYPDKELHITAQLFGGIIERGLVNTYVALGLALRCVLDALRKPEASKMYYFGIAALDRFKSRLKEYQKYCEHVRAIQHFSEFPPHLIEYVEYGLQGQEPPTRPQGQVLPKSIAAMLAPATIPYKTITTTTVTTTTTQAKPSTTPTTSLSARPSIANATNIDTLLVATDKEEKITAPPESLQDKTAFIFNNLSQLNLQQKCDEIREIVTEEYWPWMAQYLVMKRASIELNFHALYSNFLDCLKVPDVNKMVTRETFRNIKVLLRSDKGIANFSDRSLLKNLGHWLGMLTLGRNNPIFHIDIDLKSLLVEAYHKGQQELLYVVPFVAKVLESCAKSRVFRPPNPWTMAIMNVLAELHQEPDLKLNLKFEIEVLCKNLSIDVSELKPAIYLKDPEKLRNLEYQLSHPNKKPEVAANPLPPQPPAEELVRPTTTGTVVPQQAPPVNTTPSLPTSPPEPRFNYMDISVTGIASQHITINNQLPLFQAHPQLKQFVRSAVERAIQEWIHPVVDRSIKIALTTSEQIVRKDFALDPEEIRMRTAARHMVRNLTAGMAMITCREQVLTSISTNLKQSFVAALMGTTPQQKELAEQAASIVAADNMELACAFVQKTAIEKAIPEMDKRLLNEIELRKIARQEGRRYCDPLAKYQAERMPEQIRLKVGGVTPQQMAVYEEFARNIPGFLPLSERDTQALFMPKPVTEPAATAFAANPAVAVATPQQVAAYAAAVNNDEVGAMLEKLATEVDLLLAAMGPGVPPPQHAALHALLDSIILTRRSRDTGAAMALLKKAVEGLLDGPTISTGVNDGEIMLRYRELHLRILKCLQDPRAYGMQWTNKHVTRCLTECREEFRYNFEAVDYLIRSHLLNLPQFDYALAQAMDAGAAMATAFAMQLVQLYLIDERQTTHVTESDLFNTIEILARMAHHRAPPEGISIFRLTSLIESLRANHDPAVLADRAPAGPTAHIHSGILQVRTRDFDDPPGLMEKTEYLLREWVSMHHNPTHARDPTKAFGMFVHQMNIHGILKTDDLITRFFKLSTQMCVDLCYRALGEPNAAPSVVRAKCFHTLDAFVRLVALLVKHSGDTANTHTKINLLNKVLGIVAGVLLQDHEMRGTDFQQLPYHRIFVMLFLELCAPEPVLEAVNYQVLTAFCHTLHILRPAKASGFCYAWLELVSHRVFIGRMLAITPQQKCWGMYAQLLIDLFKYLAPYLRNAELAKPVTLLYKGTLRVLLVLLHDFPEFLCDYHYGFCDVIPPNCIQMRNLILSAFPRNMRLPDPFTPNLKVDMLQEIAHAPRVLSNFASMIQPLSFKKELDSYLKARAPVTFLSELRSNLQVSQEAGMRYNIQLMNALVLYVGTQAISFIRSKGHTPNMSTIAHAAHMDIFQNLAVDLDTEGRYLFLNAIANQLRYPNSHTHYFSCTLLYLFAEANTEAIQEQITRVLLERLIVNRPHPWGLLITFIELIKNPTYNFWKHEFVHCAPEIEKLFESVARSCMVQKQVQPPPEPEIPE; the protein is encoded by the exons ATGAACCTGGACTCGTTGTCTTTTACTTTGTCACAAATCAGTTATTTGGTTGCAAAtttgaacaagaaaaattttcgagaaagcGCTCAGGAAATATCAGTT TTGGTGCAGTGGAAGGGTCTGGAGGCGGACAGACACTTGCTGCGCTGTTTGTTCTCACATGTCAACTTTTCAACGGGAGAGCAGCCAGAGCCCAACGCAAAAGATTATTATCAAGCTCAGTTGCTCACCCAAGAGTGCATTAATCTTCTCAGCAAGCCGTCCTTCATATCAAACCTCTGTTACGCCATTGATCGCCCCTTACATCAGCAAAAA agcTTAAATCcgtcatcaaaattttttctcaaccttCGCAAGGTTCTGAAATTGACATCTGTACAAGAAGTTGCCTTCGCGATAGCATTGTTGCATTCTGAAAATCCAGATATCCAGACATTAGCATTGGAACACATTAAAAAACAGCTACCTGAATTGATAAAGAATTACATAAACTCGGAAATAAGCAATAAACACCACGAAGGAGGTCTACACGATTCGTCACCTGAGGTTCTACATCTCATACTGTCGCAGGCATTTCACGAACCCAACCAGTTTGGCCTGCCTATCGAAGCaaaggaaaaatttctcaagaaTTTAAGGCGTGATTTTCCCCGTGAGCTGGTACCGGTGGTGCTAGCACCACTCTTGTATCCAGGCGACGGGGAAATTCCGCAAGCAGCAATTGAATTAAACATGGCTTCCAATCCAATG GATGGAAATGCTTTGGTCGAGATGATTATGGAACTCGGATATGGGTTCACCAGTAGCGTTGACGAATGCCGCTCCGCCCTTGCTGGACTGGGGGCCCGAGAAATTACACCAACCGCAGCTGCTCGGGTGTTATCCCTCATGGCTCGTACATGTTCCGGTCTTGATGATGCTGGTGGTTTACAGTCATTCTGGGGAGGTTCCGGTGGCAATCAAGATTCCAGTAAAGAGAAATCTTCTGACGGCAGTACACCTACTACATGGAACGTCGAAGTGTTCATTCAGACTCTGAAAGATCTT CAATCTACTTTATCATGGAATGAGATCATAGTTAAACTTGACCACACTGATTTTATAATCAAGGACAGACAAGGCTTGAACCTGCTAATAACAGGCCTGCGTCTAGGTCTTCAGCATCTAGGATATCCTCTGGATATGTTCCCTGTTGAGTTATTTTACCGACATTGGGATAATGTAGAAGGTCAATTCTCATTGGTACAGCAAGTTCTGAAAAATCCGGACATATTTTGTTTTGCTGATTACCCGTACCATTCGGTAACAGTTGATGTTCTCAAAGCTGCACCAGAAGGCGACAGCAAGGAAGCCGGAACCTGGCGATCACTGAATGTAGTCGAACTTCTGCTTCACATGGCTGAACGAGGTTTATACGGCGCAGTTCAGGAAATATTCAAATGGCCTATTCAACATTGTCCGGACGTTCTCGTCCTGGCCCTACTTCAGATCAATCCCCCACTCACGATACTCCGGCAGGAATTGCTCAGCACTTTGATGCCGATTTTCCTTGGCAATCATCCGAATTCCGCTGTTATTTTACACCATGCTTGGCACGCCAACAATGTTACAATCAAGCCGATAATAATGCATGCCATGGCCGAGTGGTATTTGCGTGGGGAATATGATCAAACAAGGCTATCGCGAATCCTAGATGTGGCTCAGGATTTGAAGGCTCTTTCGATGCTTCTGAACGCCCAATCTTTTCCTTTTGTTATCGATCTGGCCTGTCTAGCCTCACGAAGAGAATATTTGAAACTGGAAAAGTGGCTTACAGATAAGATTAGAGATCACGGAGAATTGTTTGTTGCTGCTTGCGTAAAATTCCTACAACGAAGATGTCCGCACGTTATGGGGCCCACTATGAAAGAAGACCCTTCAACTCCGAAGGCTACTCAACTTCCTCAGGAAACACTCAATACGATTCTTGCTTGCCTGCAAGTCTGCGCTGG AAATGTGTCTCAAGAGTGTTCCGATGCGATTATGACAATGGTTCAGAACTGCAATCTAATGCTTAGTAAAGCAAGCCTAAGCAGACCACCTCCTGTCATTAGACACAGAGCGCTTGAACCGTTCAATCCTGCTACTTTAGGAGGACAG CTCTTTTCGTCATCGCAAGTTGATCCATTGGGAAATCTCAGCTCAAGTTTAGCTTCTATGGGCTTGAGCTCTAGTTTGGGACCTCCTAGCAGTTCTGCTTTTAATCTTCCTGGGGCCCTTGGTCCTTTGGTTTCTGCACCTGGTTCACCCTCACGCTTAATGGGTCCATCACCGAGCCCATTCCCTTTGATGCCGCTTTCCGCCCAGCTTCACGCAGGGCCCGTTGGAACGCAAGGACCATCAGTTGTACCAGGTGGTACAACGATAGCAGGATTAAGCCGTCTTGGTCCACCAAGTGGTATTGAAAAGGCTAGATTGCCAGAGACTTCGAATTTGTTTCCTGATATGTCGCAGAATGTATCTAAAGAAATTGAAGACGAAGCGAACAGCTATTTTCAACGCATATACAATCACCCTCCACATCCCACATTGTCGATTGACGAAGTActtgaaatgttgaaaaaatttcaagattccGGTAGCAAAAGAGAGCGTGATGTGTTCAACTGCATGTTGCGCAATTTGTTTGAAGAGTACCGTTTCTTTCCGCAATATCCTGATAAGGAATTGCATATAACAGCTCAATTGTTTGGAGGTATTATTGAGAGAGGGCTTGTTAACACTTATGTCGCCTTGGGATTGGCGTTACGCTGTGTTCTTGACGCTTTGAGAAAACCGGAGGCTAgtaaaatgtattattttgGAATCGCTGCATTGGACCGCTTCAAAAGTCGGTTAAAGGAATATCAGAAGTATTGCGAACATGTCAGGGCTATCCAACACTTCAGTGAATTCCCACCACATCTTATCGAGTATGTCGAATATGGCCTCCAGGGACAAGAACCTCCCACCAGACCTCAGGGTCAAGTACTTCCAAAGTCAATAGCTGCCATGCTAGCACCAGCTACTATTCCTTACAAAACTATCACTACAACGACTGTTACAACAACTACTACCCAAGCCAAACCATCTACAACTCCCACTACGTCACTCTCTGCCAGG CCATCAATTGCAAATGCGACCAACATAGACACATTACTTGTTGCCACGGATAAGGAGGAGAAGATTACAGCACCACCGGAAAGTTTGCAAGATAAAACTgcatttatattcaataatttgaGTCAGCTTAATCTGCAACAGAAATGTGATGAAATTCGAGAGATAGTTACCGAAGAGTACTGGCCATGGATGGCTCAGTATTTAGTTATGAAACGTGCTAgcattgaattgaatttccaTGCCCTTTATTCCAACTTTCTTGACTGTCTTAAAGTACCCGATGTGAATAAAATGGTCACCAGAGAAACTTTCCGAAACATCAAG GTACTGCTACGAAGCGACAAAGGAATAGCAAACTTTTCTGACCGCTCTCTATTGAAGAACTTGGGTCATTGGCTGGGAATGCTGACATTAGGAAGAAACAATCCAATTTTCCAT ATTGATATAGATTTGAAAAGCTTACTTGTCGAGGCGTATCACAAAGGTCAACAAGAACTCTTGTATGTTGTGCCATTCGTAGCTAAAGTATTGGAAAGCTGTGCAAAAAGCCGTGTCTTTCGTCCTCCCAATCCCTGGACTATGGCAATAATGAATGTTTTGGCTGAGTTACATCAGGAACCTGATCTAAAACTGaatctgaaatttgaaattgaggTGCTCTGCAAGAATCTGAGTATCGACGTATCC GAATTGAAGCCAGCCATCTATTTGAAAGATCCCGAAAAACTGAGAAACTTGGAATACCAATTATCACACCCGAATAAGAAACCAGAAGTCGCTGCAAATCCGCTCCCACCACAGCCTCCTGCTGAGGAACTTGTCAGACCAACAACAACTGGAACTGTAGTCCCACAACAGGCACCTCCTGTAAATACAACACCTTCATTGCCGACTAGTCCACCCGAACCACGATTCAATTACATGGATATATCAGTGACTGGTATTGCTTCACAGCACATCACTATCAACAACCAG CTGCCACTTTTCCAAGCACACCCACAACTCAAACAATTTGTGCGTTCCGCTGTTGAACGAGCTATTCAAGAGTGGATTCACCCTGTCGTAGATAGATCAATAAAAATAGCATTGACAACAAGTGAACAAATTGTCAGAAAAGATTTTGCACTCGACCCCGAAGAGATCAGGATGCGTACTGCTGCCCGTCATATGGTGCGCAATCTCACTGCCGGAATGGCCATGATAACGTGCCGAGAACAG GTACTCACTTCAATCAGCACAAACCTGAAGCAATCATTTGTAGCTGCACTGATGGGAACTACTCCACAACAAAAGGAGCTAGCTGAACAAGCGGCGAGTATAGTGGCTGCTGATAACATGGAACTTGCGTGCGCATTTGTACAGAAAACAGCGATTGAAAAAGCTATTCCTGAGATGGATAAGAGACTATTAAATGAGATAGAACTACGTAAGATTGCTAGACAAGAAGGAAGGAGGTACTGTGATCCCTTAGCTAAATATCAGGCAGAGAGAATGCCTGAACAAATAAGACTTAAAGTCGGAGGAGTTACTCCACAACAAATGGCTGTTTATGAGGAATTCGCAAGGAACATTCCAGGGTTTCTACCTCTTTCCGAACGTGACACTCAAGCTCTCTTTATGCCTAAGCCGGTCACT GAACCTGCTGCTACAGCATTCGCGGCAAATCCGGCAGTTGCAGTTGCTACACCTCAGCAAGTCGCAGCATATGCAGCTGCTGTTAACAATGACGAAGTTGGTGCCATGTTAGAAAAACTTGCCACAGAAGTAGATCTACTTTTGGCAGCTATGGGTCCAGGTGTTCCGCCACCACAACACGCTGCGCTACATGCACTTCTCGATTCTATCATCCTTACCAGAAGATCTAGGGACACTGGTGCTGCTATGGCGCTATTGAAAAAG GCTGTAGAAGGATTGCTAGATGGTCCCACCATTTCAACTGGTGTTAATGACGGAGAAATAATGCTGCGATACAGGGAATTACATCTTCGTATCCTTAAGTGCCTTCAAGATCCACGAGCTTATGGCATGCAGTGGACAAACAAACATGTAACTCGATGTTTAACGGAATGCAGAGAAGAGTTCCGTTACAATTTTGAAGCTGTCGATTACTTGATAAG ATCTCACTTGTTGAACCTACCGCAATTTGATTACGCTCTGGCTCAGGCAATGGATGCTGGTGCTGCCATGGCGACTGCTTTTGCTATGCAACTAGTGCAGCTCTATCTAATTGATGAGAGACAAACTACTCATGTTACGGAATCTGACTTATTCAATACAATTGAAATTCTAGCTAGAATGGCACATCATCGAGCACCACCTGAAGG GATTTCAATATTCAGGCTTACGAGTTTGATAGAATCATTACGGGCTAATCATGACCCAGCTGTACTGGCAGACAGAGCCCCAGCTGGACCAACTGCTCACATTCACTCAGGGATTCTCCAGGTGAGA ACTCGGGATTTCGACGATCCTCCTGGACTGATGGAAAAGACCGAATACTTGTTACGAGAATGGGTATCCATGCACCACAATCCAACGCACGCCCGTGATCCAACAAAAGCATTCGGAATGTTTGTCCACCAGATGAATATTCACGGAATATTAAAAACTGACGATCTCATAACACGATTCTTCAAGCTCAGTACACAAATGTGCGTTGATCTCTGCTACAGAGCACTGGGTGAACCAAATGCTGCTCCTTCTGTGGTGCGTGCGAAGTGCTTCCATACATTGGATGCCTTTGTTCGTCTTGTTGCGCTTTTGGTAAAGCATTCAGGGGACACTGCAAATACGCACACTAAAATCAACCTCCTGAACAAGGTTCTGGGCATTGTCGCCGGTGTTCTTCTGCAAGATCATGAAATGCGCGGAACGGACTTTCAACAGCTACCTTATCATCGAATATTTGTTATGCTGTTCCTTGAGCTGTGTGCTCCCGAACCTGTGCTTGAGGCCGTTAATTACCAAGTACTGACTGCCTTCTGCCACACCCTGCACATATTACGTCCAGCAAAGGCCTCGGGCTTTTGTTACGCTTGGTTGGAGCTGGTTTCGCACCGAGTATTTATTGGTCGTATGCTCGCTATTACTCCACAACAAAAATGCTGGGGCATGTACGCTCAGTTGCTCATTGATCTCTTCAAGTATCTTGCACCATATCTGCGCAATGCTGAGCTAGCAAAGCCAGTAACTCTCTTATACAAGGGGACGCTGCGAGTACTGTTGGTTTTATTACATGACTTCCCAGAATTTTTATGCGACTATCATTACGGATTCTGCGATGTGATACCCCCAAATTGTATTCAAATGAGAAACCTCATTCTCAGTGCTTTCCCGAGAAATATGCGCCTCCCCGATCCTTTTACCCCGAATTTGAAAGTCGACATGTTGCAAGAAATCGCCCATGCACCAAGAGTTCTATCGAACTTTGCCTCTATGATACAACCGCTTAGTTTCAAGAAAGAATTGGATTCATACTTGAAAGCCAGAGCCCCTGTTACTTTCCTTTCAGAACTTCGCAGTAACTTGCAGGTTTCACAGGAGGCTGGAATGCGCTACAATATTCAATTGATGAACGCCCTTGTTCTGTATGTCGGGACACAGGCTATATCATTCATTCGTAGCAAAGGACATACTCCCAACATGTCGACAATTGCTCATGCCGCACACATGGATATATTCCAAAATCTAGCTGTTGATCTCGATACAGAAGGGCGTTACTTATTCCTAAATGCAATTGCAAATCAGTTGCGATATCCCAACAGTCATACGCATTACTTCAGTTGTACCTTGTTGTACCTATTCGCTGAAGCTAACACTGAAGCTATTCAAGAACAAATAACACGAGTCCTTCTTGAAAGGCTGATTGTCAACAGACCACATCCCTGGGGACTTCTCATTACCTTTATCGAACTCATTAAAAATCCTACCTACAACTTCTGGAAGCATGAGTTTGTCCACTGTGCACCAGAAATCGAAAA atTATTCGAATCAGTGGCTCGATCGTGTATGGTACAGAAACAGGTCCAGCCACCTCCAGAACCGGAGATCCCAGAGTGA